The genomic interval TTCATCCCCCAGTTCTTTGCATATTACAAATGTTGGGAACCTTTGAGTGACattttatactattctaGATAGTAGCCAttgccttcctttttttcctttctttttaataCCCCACCTCCCCAAGTATCTAATTAAACACTGAGACTGAGGTTATAGTTAATAGCCATATGAATCCGTGGATAAGCTTGATATTTTTGTGCAACATGTAGCATACCATATGTTGTTTTTGCTCGCATATAATTTTGTATTATGTTTCCGCAATCTCTATGCACTGCTCGATTTTGTTTACTTCTCGatgtgaaagaaaaagggggaaggggggggaattaaaaaattaaagagggaaagaggtgTACTAAAGCTTGCTGTATATTTAACTGTATGGAAGATTTGTACCTAGTGTTGCATGTTTGTTTTTGGGTGATTATTGTTGATTCtggaaatatatctttagGTTGAGGATGTTtgtattctatattttactTGGGTATGGACGGATTTTGTTTATTGTTTGAAATGAATAGTTTATTCGTGGATTGTTTATCTATTTATCGATTATGTATAGATGCGAGATCTATCTGTGCAGGTCTTGATGCTGATGCTAATGCTTGTGTCTATCGATGTATGATTGAGATTATTGTATTGGAGTGGGGTTTGGAATCAAGCATCGGTGACGAGTCCTATGAATCGCGAATCAGCCGAAGCATGTAATAGATTCTGTTTCATGTTGCATAGCGTAAACACCTTGCAAGTGTGACTGGCTTCTGAATATGAAGAAGTAGTGACGCTGTCAAAGATGCACATGGTGGTCCGTCAAGAGTAGAGATGGTGTATGTGCTTCCTTTGTCTAGAGGTAATGCATCGGCCTGAGATTCATGTAGCCATACCTCCCCTTATTTGTGGCCTTTGATTATGTAGTGAGGTTATGACCTGGTTGGCTGATGGTGTGATAAGATTTCTCGTGGTAAAATATACGGCTAGTACCCATTTCCGGATGAGTTCTGAAATGGTACGTTGTAGTGAGTTGTTGGAGCAGTGTCAAGCTCACTGGCCATCCGTTCCCTTCTCGGTCATATCTTCAGTGACAATGACCGGAATGTTCAGTTTAGAACTGCCTGGCCTTGGTGTACTTTGATTGGAGTTGATCAACTCGGATTCATCCGTCGATGTTGCATCAACCGCCTTGGCCTCTTCCGTAGATGCAGTCTCCGATGACGAGCCCTCGGGTGCATCTTTGATCTGCGGTCCAGGCTCATCGTCTGTTGTGCTTTCGCTCTCAGTGCTCTCCGGGGTGCCCGCCGCTGGGCTGTGGCTGGTGCCCAAGGAGTCGACATTAGGAGACGGCGAATCATTCTCATCATGGCTCACACTGCTTCGCTCGGACATTGACAGCGAGCTTCGGGAGTTGGCGTACGACCGAGGCAGGCCGAGAGCCGCGGCTACGGCTGCTTCTTCGTCCGGAAGTTTCGAGACGTGACTGTCCGTGCTCGAACTTGCGTCGAACAACTTGCTTCCACGCTGCTCGCTCAGCTCTAGGATGTGATTATAGTTGCGGCGAGTGGGATCCGCAAgacgcttcttcttcttcttttcccgcTTGGTGGAGGGACGGACGACGATCACGGGAATTGGGGATTGCTGTAAGCAGTATTTGGAGACGGAACCGGGCAGCAGGCCCTGTACGCCGCCTAGGTTACGGCCACGGGTGCCAACAATCAGTACCGAAGGCTCGTAGATACGGATCTTGTTTTGTCAGCTTGTTCTCAACGTGCCAAAATATAGAGAAGGACCAACGTACCATGCGCTGAATGATATCCTGGACTTTCCCCACCGCTAGTTCCAAGACTAAGCTGAttgccttctcatcctggCTATTCTTCTGGATCACTTGCTCAAACAActtctctgcttcttggcgGTACTTTCCCTCCTCGATTGCGGCGTCACTTGCGATCGTGGAGTCCTTTTCCACGGCCCGTAGACAGACGATCTCGTCGCCATCATCCACCAATTCGTCAATGAGCCACTCCAAGGCAAAATCGGAATAATCATTCTGATCCGTGCCGCATAGAAAAGTACGACTGCGCCGGGTACACTGATACCCCTTGTGTTTGTAATTCAAAGTTAAAGAGAAGTCCGCCGCGTCAGGGTTGTCGAACGTATTGAAAGAAACACCTCTCTCGTAAGTTCTACATAAATGCGGAAGCCAGTTAGCGATGTAGAGAGTTTATAGAACTAGCATAATCGACTTACTGGGGTGGCGGAGGTGAATGACCTCTTCCAGtggctttctgttctttgtcCTGcgcttcttgttgttgtggcCGGCGCCCGCCGACAGCGCTGGTAGACCGACGGTGCTGACTCTGTGGCTCGGTCCCACCAAAGTTGAATTGAATCGACTTCCGACGGGGACTATCAGCCGTAGATGAGATGCGTGAGTTCTGGGATGAGGGTTCGGAAGCGTTGGATGCGCGCTCCTCGCTATCGAGGGAGCTTTTAGGGGTGGAGGACATGATGTAGCGTGGGTTCCAATGGCGCTTGAGTGAGCGTTCTCAATGATATAGTATTATGCTTGTTCGTTTCCCGAAAGGTAATGCGACCGGATTGAGACACTGAGAGGGTTGCGAGGTAGCAATGCCTGTCTGTATTCTCGGATACGATCCGGATAGATCAGGTCACAACTCAGCCACCGTGAAGCTCCTGAAGTGCTGCCAGTGGAGTAATGCGGAGGACGCTGGGCATGGTTTGCGACGGGATCGGCTAGAGCGCCCTTGAGCAAGGGGGTTTGGGTTGACCTTCAGGTAGGGACCCCTTGTAGGATAGAATAGTAGGATACTAGTCGAGCAGGACTTCTCTGTACAAGAAGAGCCTCTTACGATCAGTTTCCGGATGCAGCAGGAGAACCACGGGGAGGAGGGGCCAAGGCGGTGAGTGCGTCCCCTGTCACGTTGCGGTGGCATGTGAGGGTCCTTGGTCACGGTTCAGACTCAACCCTAAGGAACTCTCTGACTATGTTATTCAAGTCTATGAgatatacggagtaatgGTTGGCCAGATGATTACATAGAGGCAACTTGTGCTATTGATCCAAACAAGCTAAACACTACTctgtattattaataaaattagattaagCAATACCCTGGTTGAGGTTGATTATGATTATAAATTGTGCAGCTGATGAGATAATCTATGCCACAGTTATGCCGCCTGGTACAGATCACGGAGGTTCACCTCTATTCTCCGAACTGGAGAATGTCAGTTGAGCAATGGGGAAAATCCAACCGGAAAAGGAAACGAAGTCTAACCAGAGGAAACGACGACAGGAGATTCCGAGGCTCCGAACAACGTCAATCACCAGAGCAAGTGTGCAATGGTGACTCAAGCTCCCAGC from Aspergillus flavus chromosome 7, complete sequence carries:
- a CDS encoding universal stress protein family domain protein produces the protein MSSTPKSSLDSEERASNASEPSSQNSRISSTADSPRRKSIQFNFGGTEPQSQHRRSTSAVGGRRPQQQEAQDKEQKATGRGHSPPPPQTYERGVSFNTFDNPDAADFSLTLNYKHKGYQCTRRSRTFLCGTDQNDYSDFALEWLIDELVDDGDEIVCLRAVEKDSTIASDAAIEEGKYRQEAEKLFEQVIQKNSQDEKAISLVLELAVGKVQDIIQRMIRIYEPSVLIVGTRGRNLGGVQGLLPGSVSKYCLQQSPIPVIVVRPSTKREKKKKKRLADPTRRNYNHILELSEQRGSKLFDASSSTDSHVSKLPDEEAAVAAALGLPRSYANSRSSLSMSERSSVSHDENDSPSPNVDSLGTSHSPAAGTPESTESESTTDDEPGPQIKDAPEGSSSETASTEEAKAVDATSTDESELINSNQSTPRPGSSKLNIPVIVTEDMTEKGTDGQ